A region of Mesorhizobium sp. AR02 DNA encodes the following proteins:
- a CDS encoding IS1182 family transposase has protein sequence MLKRPAPEQTALEMVTLDQLVPADHLLRKIDRVIDFSFIHDLTAPLYCPDNGRPPLDPTLMFKALFIGYLFGVRSERQLVREIEVNVAYRWFLRLKLTDKVFDASTLSQNRRRRYDDTSVSQAIFDRIVEQAIRAGLVDGTVLYTDSTHLKANANKGKYDLAMIAKSRADYWADLDRAIDAERGLHGQKPLKEKQRQPAVKETKVSRTDPDSGYMVREGKPKGFFYLDHRTVDAAHAIITDTHTTAIVHDSTVYLSRLDRQVERFGFDVGAVGLDAGYATAGIAKGLEDRAIRGVTGYRRPTPPKPGMMGPSSFTHEPETDGYRCPQGQLLAYATTDRNGYRHYKSAPAICRDCPLLASCTTNAKAQRTIIRHVWADAKERTDANRLTAWGKAVYRRRKETVERSFADAKQLHGHRYARFRSLTRVACQCLIAAAAQNMKKIALALSPRPKPRLA, from the coding sequence ATGTTGAAGCGACCCGCCCCTGAACAGACCGCGCTTGAGATGGTAACGCTGGATCAGCTGGTTCCGGCTGATCACCTGTTGCGCAAGATCGACCGTGTGATCGATTTCTCCTTCATCCACGATCTGACGGCGCCACTCTATTGCCCGGACAATGGCCGGCCGCCGCTCGATCCGACCTTGATGTTCAAGGCGCTGTTCATCGGCTACCTGTTTGGAGTTCGCTCGGAACGGCAGTTGGTGCGCGAGATCGAGGTCAATGTCGCCTATCGTTGGTTTTTGCGGCTGAAACTGACGGACAAGGTGTTCGACGCCTCGACGCTGTCGCAGAACCGGCGTCGACGCTACGACGACACCAGCGTGTCGCAGGCGATCTTCGACCGTATCGTCGAGCAGGCGATCCGAGCGGGCCTTGTCGATGGCACGGTGCTTTACACCGACTCCACCCATCTGAAGGCCAACGCCAACAAGGGCAAATACGATCTTGCCATGATCGCCAAGTCGCGGGCCGACTATTGGGCCGACCTCGATCGTGCGATCGACGCCGAACGAGGGCTGCACGGCCAGAAGCCGCTGAAGGAGAAGCAACGCCAGCCCGCGGTGAAGGAGACGAAGGTATCGCGCACCGATCCCGACAGCGGCTACATGGTGCGCGAGGGCAAACCGAAGGGCTTCTTCTATCTCGACCACCGCACGGTGGATGCGGCCCACGCCATCATCACCGACACGCACACGACAGCGATCGTCCACGATTCTACGGTCTACCTGTCGCGGCTCGACCGCCAGGTGGAGCGCTTCGGCTTTGATGTCGGCGCTGTCGGGCTGGACGCCGGCTATGCCACGGCCGGCATCGCCAAAGGGCTGGAGGATCGCGCAATACGCGGCGTCACCGGCTATCGCCGCCCAACACCGCCCAAGCCTGGCATGATGGGACCGTCATCCTTCACCCATGAGCCCGAGACCGATGGCTATCGCTGCCCACAGGGCCAGTTGTTGGCCTACGCGACCACCGACCGCAATGGCTACCGCCATTACAAGAGCGCCCCCGCTATCTGCCGCGACTGTCCACTGCTCGCTTCCTGCACCACCAATGCCAAGGCCCAGCGCACCATCATCCGCCACGTCTGGGCCGATGCCAAGGAACGCACCGACGCCAACCGGCTGACGGCGTGGGGCAAGGCCGTCTACCGCCGCCGCAAGGAAACTGTCGAGCGCTCCTTCGCCGACGCCAAGCAACTGCACGGCCACCGCTATGCCCGGTTCCGAAGTCTCACCAGGGTAGCCTGCCAGTGTCTGATCGCCGCCGCAGCCCAGAACATGAAGAAGATCGCCCTGGCCCTCAGCCCAAGGCCAAAACCCCGCCTCGCATGA
- a CDS encoding glutamine synthetase beta-grasp domain-containing protein, translated as MTKYKLEYIWLDGYTPVPNLRGKTQVKEFAEFPTLEELPLWGFDGSSTMQAEGHSSDCVLKPVAVYPDPTRTNGVLVMCEVMMPDGVTPHASNKRATILDDEGAWFGFEQEYFFYKDGRPLGFPESGYPAPQGPYYTGVGYKNVGDVARQIVEDHLDLCLAAGINHEGINAEVAKGQWEFQIFGKGSKKAADQMWIARYLLLRLTEKYRIDIEFHCKPLGDTDWNGSGMHANFSTAYMREVGGKAYFESLMAQFDKNLMDHIAVYGPDNDKRLTGKHETAPWNKFSYGIADRGASIRVPHSFIKNDYKGYLEDRRPNSQGDPYQIASQILKTISEVATDAKVSAAA; from the coding sequence ATGACGAAATACAAGCTCGAGTACATTTGGCTCGATGGATACACCCCGGTCCCCAACCTTCGCGGCAAGACGCAGGTCAAGGAATTCGCCGAATTCCCGACGCTCGAAGAGCTGCCGCTGTGGGGCTTCGATGGTTCCTCGACGATGCAGGCCGAGGGCCACAGCTCCGACTGCGTACTGAAGCCGGTCGCGGTGTATCCGGACCCGACCCGCACCAATGGCGTGCTGGTCATGTGCGAAGTCATGATGCCCGACGGCGTCACGCCGCACGCTTCCAACAAGCGCGCCACCATCCTCGATGACGAGGGTGCCTGGTTCGGCTTCGAGCAGGAGTATTTCTTCTACAAGGACGGCCGCCCGCTCGGCTTCCCGGAGAGCGGCTATCCCGCGCCGCAGGGCCCGTACTACACCGGCGTCGGCTACAAGAACGTCGGCGATGTCGCGCGCCAGATCGTCGAAGATCATCTCGACCTTTGCCTCGCTGCAGGCATCAACCATGAAGGCATCAACGCCGAAGTGGCCAAGGGCCAGTGGGAATTCCAGATCTTTGGCAAGGGCTCCAAGAAGGCCGCCGACCAGATGTGGATCGCCCGCTATCTGCTTCTGCGCCTCACTGAAAAATACCGCATCGACATCGAGTTCCACTGCAAGCCGCTCGGCGATACCGATTGGAACGGCTCGGGCATGCATGCCAACTTCTCGACCGCCTATATGCGCGAGGTCGGCGGCAAGGCGTATTTCGAATCGCTGATGGCGCAGTTCGACAAGAACCTGATGGACCACATCGCCGTCTACGGGCCGGACAACGACAAGCGTCTGACCGGCAAGCACGAGACCGCGCCATGGAACAAGTTCAGCTACGGCATCGCCGACCGTGGTGCCTCGATCCGTGTGCCGCACTCCTTCATCAAGAATGACTACAAGGGTTATCTGGAAGATCGCCGCCCGAACTCGCAAGGCGACCCCTACCAGATCGCCTCCCAGATCCTGAAGACCATCTCGGAAGTTGCGACCGACGCGAAGGTCTCGGCTGCCGCTTAG
- a CDS encoding DUF2735 domain-containing protein: MEVVHSRPSAKILMFPLAARNSASNLGVKAKFAAELASLRNTHADFDGWYHEAAVEEENQRKS; the protein is encoded by the coding sequence ATGGAAGTCGTCCACTCCCGTCCGTCGGCAAAAATTCTGATGTTCCCTCTGGCAGCGCGCAATTCTGCCTCAAATTTAGGCGTGAAGGCGAAATTCGCGGCAGAGCTCGCCTCGTTGCGCAACACGCACGCTGATTTTGACGGCTGGTACCACGAAGCGGCCGTCGAGGAAGAAAATCAGCGCAAGAGCTGA